Genomic DNA from Theobroma cacao cultivar B97-61/B2 chromosome 3, Criollo_cocoa_genome_V2, whole genome shotgun sequence:
ACCACTACATTAAAAGAAAGGTAACATAAAAGCTAATAAGGTTCAAACTCTTACATTGCCATGGCTGATAAGTTTCTCCTTTCAAAAACCCTATAACCATCATGAAAAACCTCAGGAAAAGCCTTTCCCAAGCTTCTGGATCGCACAAAACATTTTCCTTCTAGAACCAACTGCATTTATTCCCATATCCTTCAAATCTTCCAATGTTAACAAAGGCAAAACCTCATCATCCACTTCATGGATCTCGAAAACCGGGGCATACCTTCCTAACCCCAAACTGTTCAACCATATCCTAACCCCATCTTCCCCACACTGCCGAATGTCGGTATCAGACGGCCCAGATAACTCCACCCCGTCCGAAACCCTAGTCCGAATTGGTCTCCTTTGACTACTCCCATGATAAAGAACTTCCCTTTCACTGCCATCGACACCCAGATTATCCAACGAATGAATCGGACTCCGCTCTTTCATGGGGCTTTCGGAGTTCTCCATGTCGAAATCATCGTTATCTTCTCCGGCACTGTATTTGTCCTCTGTTTCCACATTATTGTTGTTAGCGTTGTTTTTGCTGCCGTTGATGCTGATGTTTCCGCCCCCTCCGCCGCCGGAATCGTCGATTTTGGAAACCCAATTGGATCGGACCCTTTTCGTTGCGGAGCCCCGTTTCTTGAAATCTTTGACTCTCCAGCTACCAATAGCGACGCTATCTAAATTGCTGTTATTGTTGTTAGCATCCCTTTCGTCATCGAAGGTTTCGTTGTTGGTGTTGAAGTCAGTGCTGAGATTGGTTAGAGCGCGAGTTTTGGACGATTT
This window encodes:
- the LOC18605180 gene encoding protein bicaudal C, producing MADINPSDGQLNGVVGPLVVASSETVGSKRQRRPSVRLGDIGGDQPYDSHIRRPSSSSAAAAAGVKQWKHQPHHSLNPSVAAASTKSSKTRALTNLSTDFNTNNETFDDERDANNNNSNLDSVAIGSWRVKDFKKRGSATKRVRSNWVSKIDDSGGGGGGNISINGSKNNANNNNVETEDKYSAGEDNDDFDMENSESPMKERSPIHSLDNLGVDGSEREVLYHGSSQRRPIRTRVSDGVELSGPSDTDIRQCGEDGVRIWLNSLGLGRYAPVFEIHEVDDEVLPLLTLEDLKDMGINAVGSRRKMFCAIQKLGKGFS